A single region of the Sphingomonas sp. LY29 genome encodes:
- the groL gene encoding chaperonin GroEL (60 kDa chaperone family; promotes refolding of misfolded polypeptides especially under stressful conditions; forms two stacked rings of heptamers to form a barrel-shaped 14mer; ends can be capped by GroES; misfolded proteins enter the barrel where they are refolded when GroES binds): MAAKDVKFSRDARERILRGVDILADAVKVTLGPKGRNVVIDKSFGAPRITKDGVTVAKEIELKDKFENMGAQMLREVASKTNDLAGDGTTTATVLAQAIVREGMKSVAAGMNPMDLKRGIDLAVTKVVEDLKGRSKPVSGSAEIAQVGIISANGDREVGEKIAEAMDKVGKEGVITVEEAKGLEFELDVVEGMQFDRGYLSPYFITNAEKMQVELNDPYILIHEKKLSNLQAMLPILEAVVQSGRPLLIIAEDIEGEALATLVVNKLRGGLKVAAVKAPGFGDRRKAMLEDIAILTAGEMISEDLGIKLENVTIGMLGTAKRVTIDKDATTIVDGAGTHETIEARTGAIRQQIENTTSDYDREKLQERLAKLAGGVAVIKVGGASEVEVKERKDRVDDALHATRAAVEEGIVPGGGTALLYATKSLDGLKGANDDQTRGIDIIRKAIEAPLRQIAQNAGVDGAVVAGNLLREGDQTQGFNAATDTYENLVAAGVVDPTKVVRTALQDAASVAGLLITTEATIAELPDDKPAMGGMPGGGMGGMGGMDF; encoded by the coding sequence ATGGCAGCCAAGGACGTGAAATTCAGCCGCGACGCTCGTGAGCGCATCCTGCGCGGCGTCGATATCCTCGCCGATGCCGTCAAGGTGACGCTCGGTCCCAAGGGCCGCAACGTCGTCATCGACAAGAGCTTCGGCGCGCCGCGCATCACCAAGGACGGCGTCACCGTCGCCAAGGAAATCGAACTTAAGGACAAGTTCGAGAACATGGGTGCGCAGATGCTTCGCGAAGTCGCATCCAAGACCAACGACCTCGCCGGCGACGGCACCACCACCGCCACCGTTCTCGCCCAGGCGATCGTCCGTGAAGGCATGAAGTCGGTTGCCGCCGGCATGAACCCGATGGACCTCAAGCGCGGCATCGACCTCGCAGTCACCAAGGTTGTTGAAGACCTCAAGGGCCGCTCGAAGCCCGTGTCGGGCTCGGCGGAAATCGCGCAGGTCGGCATCATCTCGGCCAACGGCGACCGTGAAGTCGGCGAAAAGATCGCCGAAGCCATGGACAAGGTCGGCAAGGAAGGCGTGATCACCGTCGAGGAAGCCAAGGGCCTCGAGTTCGAGCTGGACGTCGTCGAAGGCATGCAGTTCGACCGTGGCTACCTCTCGCCCTACTTCATCACCAACGCGGAAAAGATGCAGGTCGAACTCAACGACCCGTACATCCTGATCCACGAGAAGAAGCTCAGCAACCTTCAGGCGATGCTGCCGATCCTCGAAGCGGTCGTGCAGTCGGGCCGTCCGCTGCTGATCATCGCCGAGGACATCGAAGGTGAAGCGCTGGCGACCCTCGTCGTCAACAAGCTGCGCGGTGGCCTCAAGGTCGCCGCCGTCAAGGCGCCGGGCTTCGGCGATCGTCGCAAGGCGATGCTCGAAGACATCGCGATCCTCACCGCCGGTGAAATGATCTCGGAAGATCTCGGCATCAAGCTGGAGAACGTGACGATCGGCATGCTCGGCACCGCCAAGCGCGTCACCATCGACAAGGACGCGACGACCATTGTCGACGGCGCCGGCACCCACGAAACGATCGAGGCCCGCACCGGCGCTATCCGCCAGCAGATCGAGAACACCACCAGCGACTATGACCGTGAGAAGCTCCAGGAGCGTCTCGCCAAGCTTGCTGGCGGCGTGGCCGTGATCAAGGTCGGCGGCGCATCGGAGGTCGAGGTCAAGGAGCGCAAGGATCGCGTCGACGACGCCCTCCACGCGACCCGCGCTGCGGTCGAGGAAGGCATCGTCCCCGGCGGCGGTACCGCGTTGCTCTATGCGACCAAGTCGCTCGACGGCCTCAAGGGTGCCAACGACGACCAGACCCGCGGCATCGACATCATCCGCAAGGCGATCGAAGCCCCGCTTCGCCAGATCGCGCAGAACGCGGGTGTTGACGGTGCGGTTGTCGCAGGCAACCTGCTTCGTGAAGGTGATCAGACGCAGGGCTTCAACGCTGCGACCGATACCTACGAGAACCTCGTCGCCGCCGGCGTCGTGGATCCGACCAAGGTCGTTCGGACGGCTCTGCAGGACGCGGCTTCGGTCGCTGGCCTGCTGATCACCACCGAAGCGACGATCGCCGAGCTGCCCGACGACAAGCCCGCCATGGGCGGCATGCCGGGCGGCGGAATGGGCGGAATGGGCGGCATGGACTTCTAA
- a CDS encoding circumsporozoite protein: MKKVALTVAVLALGLAACETQTENAIENTTVENAVENDAAAAESAVDNALDDAGNTVENAADATGNAVANTGEALENGAEAVDNSM, from the coding sequence ATGAAGAAGGTTGCACTGACCGTTGCGGTCCTCGCGCTTGGCCTGGCCGCGTGCGAAACCCAGACCGAGAACGCCATCGAAAACACCACTGTCGAAAACGCCGTCGAGAACGACGCTGCGGCGGCCGAAAGCGCCGTCGACAACGCGCTGGACGATGCCGGCAACACCGTTGAGAACGCCGCCGACGCCACTGGCAATGCGGTTGCGAACACCGGTGAAGCGCTCGAGAATGGCGCGGAAGCCGTCGACAACTCGATGTAA